Part of the Arthrobacter sp. MMS18-M83 genome is shown below.
AGTCAAGAAAACCGGTGATCACGGCATCGGCCTCATGATCCACATGGTCCACATGACCGACGATGTCCCCGCGCTGAACGCCTTCTACGAAGACGTCTTCGGCGGACTGATGTACATGGGAGTCGACGAACCCAACTTCCTGCCCGTGGAAGACCGGCTGGCCGGACTGCTCATGGTCTCGGACCTCTGCGTTGAAACCATGGCACCGAAGTTGCCGGTCAACGTGGAGAAGCCGGTCGGCAAGTTCTACGCCAAGTTCGGCCACCACCTGCACTCCGTGGGCTACAAGGTGGACGACCTCGAAGCGCTGGGCAACCGCCTGATCAACCAGGGCGTATACATCGGCAAGCCGGGCGGCGGAAAGCTCGACGTCATGGATCCGGACGAGATGTACTTCTACCCGAGCCCGCGCGACACCGCCGGCCTGATGGTGGAACTCTGCCGTATTGACATGCCCAATGATCCACGCCAGAACGAGACCTGGACCTCCCAGGTCAAGCTGTGGCGCACCCACCCTCTGACCATCGAGCGCCTGAGCTACATCACGCTCGGCGTCAAGGACCTCGAGGCTGCCGTGCACGCCTACGTCGATGTCATGCAGGCCGTTCCGGTAGACAAGGGAATTGACGGAGATACGCAGTTGCAGTACCAGACGGTCCAGCTCGGCGACAGCCTGCTCCAGCTGGCACAGCCGCTCGAAGATAGCTCCCCACTCGGCAAGCATGTCGCCAAGTGGGGCAATATGATCTACAGCGCGACGTTCAAGATCACTGACATCGATTCCGCCGAGAAGTGGCTCAAGTCCAAGGGCGTCCGGACCACCCGGATCCGCCCCACACTGCTGGCGGCCAACCCTGAGGACACCTTCGGCGCACCGTACTTCTTCAGCGTTGAAGACATCCTGAACGATCCCTTCGCCGGCTGACCTGCCCGGAGACAAAACGGCGGCGGCAGGACCCCTACGGTCCTGCCGCCGCTTCTGTTCGCCCGGTTGTTGGTCTGCTACCTAAAACCGGTGAGGTGCCAACTGCACCGTGGCCTTGCCCGGGGCAAGCTTCGCCCCGGATTCGTCCACGGTCCAGAGTTCCAGCTCCGCGTACTGCCCGTCCGCCTCGTCCCGCACCGCAGTGACAGTGCCGTGGGCGGTCACCGTTCCCTTGAGGTTTGGTTTGCGGAATTGGCAGGACAGTTCCACGATCCGGGCATCGTCCCCTGCCCAGTCCCGTACCAGGTTGTGCAGGTACGACCACTGAAGGTTGCCCATCCCGAAGGAGCCCGGCTGCCCGGCCGCCTTTCCGGCCTCGTCGTCCATGTGAATCGGTACGAATTCATCATTGACGGCCGCGAACCTGTTCCAGGCCGCAAACCCTGTTTCGCGCACAAAGGGACCGAGCTTATCGCCGACGCGGACCGTACGTACGTTGGTATCAGTCATGTGGTACTCCCTGCTTCTTGTTCATTTGTAAGTGGAGCCGTGTCCACGGCTAGTAGCGGATCAAAGTGAAGACGGTGCGCTTCACCAGCTCGTCATTCTGGTTGGTCCACACATCCTCGGTGGTGCTGAGCAGCATCTTTCCCAGCGACCCGGAGCGCTCGGTGTAGCTGCCGAGCCGGGACACGCTGGTGATGACGTCGCCGGGGCGGATGCGCGCTCCGTAGGAAGTGCTGAGCCCGCCGTTCATCTGGAAGCCCAGGCCGGGGCCCTGGATGCCCACCGTCCGCTCCGTTTTGTCCGGGTCATTCGCATCGATCGGCTCGGTGGCGGCCGAGCTCTGCGCGGCCACGGCCCAGGCGAACGGATTGAATTCCTCCGGAGCCACGATTCCGCCGTGGACCGTCGCGGCCGCGTAGCCGGGATCGGTGAACAGTGCTGGCGGCTCTGCCGGCCAGTACACCGCGATGGCCCATCTGCGGATATCCGATTCGGAGACGGGGAAGCTGGTCCGGCGTCCCATTTCGCGTCCCACGGCCGCTTCCATCGCTGCCGAGATGTTACTGTCAACTTCCTTGACTGTTTCAGTCATACCCTGCTCCTGTCGTGATTCATGATGCGGTGGTTGGTCTTTGGTATGGCCGAGCGGCGGAGGGTGCCGTCCGGCTCAGGCGAGCGACTCGACGAAGTTCTTCAGGTCGTTGATGTTGCGGCACTCGAACACTCCGTCGCAGTGCTCGGCATATTCGGCCACGACTGAATCGCCTTCGTTCCAGCTGACTCGCCGCTCGGGGTTCAACCAGAACACCCGGGCCGCGCGCCCATGCAGCCCGGCGAGGACCTCGGCGTGCGGCTCGCGGTAGTTCCCGCGGGCATCGCCAAGCAGCAGGACGGTGGTGCGCGAGTCGACGGCGTCGGCGTACTTCTCCTGGAACAACTGAAGGGCGTGGCCGTAGTCGGAGCGGCCGTCGAACCAGAAGCCGCGGCGTTCGTTGTTGATCCGCGCCGATGCGTCCCGGATCGTGGGGCCGGCGGTCAGCAGGTCCGTCACCTCGTCCATCCCGTCGATGAAGACGAAGGAGCGCAGCGAGGAAAACCGCGTCTGCAGCGCAGAGGTCAGCTGCAGGGTGAACTGCGCGAACGTGGCTACGGACCCGGAGATGTCAGCGATGACCACCAGCTTGGGCTTGCACGGACGCGGCTTGCGCAGGTGGAGCCGGATAGGGACACCGCCGGTGGACAGGGAGTCCCTGATGGTCGCCCGGAAGTCGAGGTGAGCGCGGCCGCTGCGCCGGCGCTTGGCGGTCAGCGCGTGGCCCAAGGCCCGCCCCAGGGGGTCCACCACCCTCCGCATGTGCTCAATGACGGGGGTCGATGCCGTCAGGAAGTCCGCGTCCGCCGGCAGCGGGGTGCGCAAGGTGGCCGCAACGGCTTCCGCGCCGCGGTCCTCCACAAGACGCCGCCGCACTTCGGTTTCGACCATCCGCTCGAAGCCGACGACGGCCCGGCCCGCACGCTCGCGGGCCAGCCGCAGGCTCAGCGACCGGGTGGGACCTTCGGCCGGTGGGTCCAGGGCCACTACATCGTCCGCCAGGGTATCGGCCTGGACCGAACGCAGGGCTCGGAAGACGTAGAACGTGCCCGCCACCGCCCGGCCGGGTTGTATGCCGGCATTGCGGTCCACAATCACCCGTGCCACCTCGCGCATGGCCGAGGTGCCGTCCTTGGCGAGTGACTGGAGCAGGATCCTCCGCAGCTCGTCGTCGGGCAGCTGCTCGAACAAACTCTCGCCGTCGGCTAGCCGCCTCCCCTCGGCATCATTCCGGGGCCAGAACAGGTCAAAGACAATGCCGAAGGCGTCTTGGTGGGGAACGGACTTGGCCAGGCAAGCGCCGACGGCGGCCCTCACGGCCTCGCGGTCCGCCAGCGGAACCGTGCGCAGGCTCCGGGCCGCGTCGATCAGTTCGCTGGTGGACACGGGGACGTTCATGCGGCGCAGTTCCGCCGCCACCCCTTCAATCACGTCCAGCATCGATCCACCCTTTCAAGGGATTTACGGTAATACATACCGAGCTACTTACAGTTTGTTCTAAACTTCGGGCATGAAACCAAAAATCGTGTTTGTCCATGGACTGGCCTCGAACTACGAATCCACTTGGGCCCGCTACGGCTGGCCGGAGCTCATCGAAGATCTGGGCGGCGAAGCGGTTCCGTTCGAGCTTCCCGGCCACGGCACCTCGCCCATTGAACCGGGCGACGACGACGCCGCCGTCGACGGCCTTCTCGCCTTCGCCGCCGAGAACGACGCGGACACCGCCGTCGGATTCTCGGCCGGTTCGCTGCTCCTGCTGCGCGCCGCGGCCCGGAAGCCCGACGCCTTTGCCCGACTGGTCCTCACGGGCGTGGGTGACGGAATGTGGAACGGCGGCGAGGGCCTGCGCCGCATCGCCGACGCCTTCGAGTCCAGTGAACCCATCGCGGATCCGGGCCTGCGGATGCTGGCCACGATCGCCCGCGCTGCCGGCAACGATCCCAAAAAGGTCGGCGCCTTCACCCGAGGAGTGCCGCGGCAGCCCTCCCCCGAGGCCCTGCGCGCCATCGAAGCCTCTGTACTGCTCGTCCTCGGCGACAAGGACGACGTCGGTCCCGCCGATGCGCTGCTGGGGAACCTGCCGACGGCGCGCCTGGCGAGCCTTCCCGGGACCGACCATTACAAGACTCCCTCGGATCCGCGGGCGTTCGACGCGGTTTCGCGATTCCTGTCCGAGTAGCCGGACCGCAGCCGGCCGGGCCGCCTGCGTGCTCACGAGCCGCCGATGCCCAGTTCGGCGGTGGCCCGTTCGATGTCGCTTCGGTGCTTGAGCAGCACCGGCAGGTGCTCGACGACGGCACCGGCGTCGAGCTCTTCGATGCCGAACAGCGCCAGGGTCCGGGCCCAGTCGAGAGTCTCGGAGACTGACGGGCTCTTCTTCAGCTCCATCGCGCGCAGCGATCCGACCGTCGCGCTGATCTGGCCGGCAAGGAAGTCCGAGATGCCGGGAACCCGCGACGCCACGATGTCACGCTCGCGGTCCATATCCGGGTAGCCCATATGCAGGAAAAGACAGCGCCGCTTCAGCGCTTCGGACAGCTCGCGGTTGTTGTTGGACGTCAGGAAGACCAGCGGACGCTGCGCGGCGGCCACGGTGCCCAGTTCCGGGATCGAGACCTGGAAATCGGACAGGATCTCGAGCAGGAGCGCCTCAGTCTCGACATCCAGCTGGTCAACCTCGTCGATGAGCAGTACCACGGGCCCCTCGGCCCGGATCGCCGCCAACAGCGGGCGCTCCAGCAGGAACTCCTCCGAGAAAACGTCTGCAGTCCTGTCCTGCGCTGCGGAGGACTCGGACGCCTGGATGGCCAGAAGCTGCTTGCGGTAGTCCCACTCATACAGAGCCCGCGATTCATCCAGCCCCTCGTAGCACTGCAGCCGGATGAGCCGGGCCCCTGTCATGGCGGCCACAGCCTTGGCAAGCTCGGTCTTGCCCGTGCCGGCGGGGCCCTCCACCAGCACCGGCTTCTGGAGCGCCGCGGCAATGTAGACGATGTTAGCCGTGGCAGCATCCGAGAGGTAGCCCTGTTCGGCCAGCGCCTGCCTGACCTGGCCGGCCGAGACCAACGCTTCCGTACTCCCGGTATCGATCACCGTTGTGTCGCTCATCCCAGACTCCCGCTCCAGCTATCGCCATTGGTTAACGTTTGATATACCGTTTAGCTTACCGTAAGCCGTTTGACATCGCGAGGGTTCGGGCGCATCCTGTTTTACGGCGACCTATGTGAGTCCGGCGTTGCCGGGACCAAGAACCACTTCGATACAGGAGGATCCGTGATGACGGTAGACACCGCGGCGGAACAGAAACTGTTCCGCGACACCACCGCTGATTTCATTTCAAGTGAAACCCCGCTGGCGATTCTCCGCGCGCTGAATGCGAGCGGAGAATCGTTCAACCGGGAGTGGTGGCAGCGTGCCACCGAGATCGGTTGGGCCACCCTGCTGGTGCCGGAGGAACTCGGCGGCGGCAGCGTCTCGGGCGAAGGAGTCCGCGACCTCGTCGAGGTAGCCACGGAACTCGGCAAATCGGTGGGACCGGGACCACTGCACCCGGTGAATGTTGTCCTGGCCGGACTGGTTGATGCCACCGACGGCCCCGACCACGGCGAGCTCGTCGACGCGCTCGTGTCCGGGGCCAGCATCGCAACCTGGGCGGTGTACGAACCCGGGTCCCCGTGGAATCCGACAGCACCGAGCCTGACGGCTTCGGCTTCCGGCGCCGGCTATGTGCTCAGCGGCGTGAAGGACCGCGTCGAAGCGGCTCCGCAGGCCGACGTTTTCTTGGTCACTGCCTCAACCGAAAGCGGTCCGCTGCAATTCATCGTCACCACCAGTTCCCCCGGCGTCAGCATCGAACTTTCCGGCTCGCTGGACTCCGTCAAGCAGTACGGCAGGGTGACCTTCGACAATGTGGAGGTATCCGCCGACGCCGTGGTCGGAAGCACCGCTTCAACGGCCGCGCTGATCGAACGGCAGGGCCAGATTGCCAACCTGCTGCAGGTTGCCGAGACCGTCGGCGCCCTCGACACGGTCTTCAACTTCACCGTCCAGTGGGCATTCGACCGATATTCCTTCGGCCGCCCGCTGGCCTCCTATCAGGCCCTCAAGCACCGTTTTGCGGATATGAGACTGTGGATCGAGGCCAGCCGCGCCACACTCGACGGCGCGACCCAGGCCGTCCAGGACCGGGCGGACAACGCGCCTTACGTGGTCAGCGTGGCCAAGTCTTATGTCGGCCAGCGCTCCGTCGAAATCGTCCAGGACGCCGTCCAGCTCCACGGCGGGATCGGTGTGACCTGGGAACACGATCTCCATCTCTTCCTCCGCCGGGTCACCGTGAACCGCCAGCTCTTCGGAACCCCCGGCGAACACCGCCGCCTCATTGCCTCCCAGCTCGGTCTGTGAAAGGAAACAACATCATGACGGAAACGGCTATCGAGACTGTTGAAGAATTCCGCCTGAGGGCCAGGACCTGGCTGGCGGCCAATGTGGCGCGCGTCGACCCGGAGGCCCCGCCGCCGTCGTCCGGTGACGACGACGCCGAATGGCTGCACGCGCGCGAGTTGCAGAAGCGGCTTTACGCCGGCGGTTTTGCCGGCATCTGCTTCCCGAAGGAATATGGCGGCCTGGGGCTGTCGCACGAGTACCAGGAGGCCTTCACCGAAGAAGCCGACGGCTACGAGATGCCACTGCTGCTGAACATCCCGACCTTCAGCATCTGCGCCCCGACCATCCTTGACATGGGCAGCGAGAAGCAGAAGAAGGAACACCTCGGCGCCGCTATCCGGGGTGACGAGGTCCTGGTCCAGTTTCTGTCCGAGCCCAGCGGTGGATCCGACCTTGCCGGCGTCCTGACACGGGCGGACCGCGACGGCGACGAGTGGGTCATAAACGGCGCCAAGATCTGGAGCACAAGCGCCTATGCCGGCGACTACGCACTGTGCCTGGCCCGGACCGACTGGAACGCGCCCAAGCACCGCGGCTTGACTATGTTCCTGATGAAGATCGATTCCCCCGGTGTTGATCTGCGCCGCATCAAGCAGGTCAACGGTTCGACCGAATTCTGCGAGGAGTTCTTCGACAACGTGGTGCTGCCAGCGGACGCCGTTGTCGGAGAGGTCAACGACGGCTGGACAGTCGCGTCCCGCCAGCTGTTCCACGAGCGCACCGCCGTCGGCGGCGGCTCGCAGTACACTAGCGGCCGTGGCGTGCGGGACACCCGCAAGGCATCCGACGACTTCGTGGCGCTGGCCAGGGAAACCGGCCAGGCGGACGATGTCCACGTCCGCGAACTCGTGGGCCAGGCCTACGCCCACCGCACCGTGCAGGAACAGCTGATCAAGCGCGTCGCGGCCGCCGTCGCGAGCGGCGAATTACCCGCTCCGGCCATGTCCCTGATCCGCCTGTTCCACGCTGAAACGGACTGGCTGAACACCGACATCGGGCTAGAACTGGCCGGCAGCTACGCCGTGGCAGGACCTGTGGGCCGCGGACCGCTGGAGCTGGGCACCGGGTACCTCTCCCGCCAGGCCGCCAGCCTAGGCGGCGGCAGCTCGGAGATGTCCCGCAACCTCATCAGCGAGCGTCTGCTCCAGATGCCGCGCGAGTACGCCGCTGACCGCGACGTGCCGTTCAGCGAGGTCAAGCACAGCGGCTGACCCGCGGCACGAACGAATGGCAGGCCCGCTCCGGCAGGCCTGCCATTCGTTCGTCTGTGGTCAATTGTTCAGGGCCATTTGTGAGGGCGCCGCCGTCGAATCCCTGCACGGCGCAGCAGACACAGGAAGACCGCCTGTTGCGGCAGGGGCCGTAACAGGCGGTCTGTGCGTCGGGGACGCTAGGAGGCTCCGGGCCTCTGTTGTGGCGTGTCTTCAAGCTGGTCCAGGAACGCCCCCACTGCATCGGCGAAACGGTCGTTGTCATCCCCGGCGACCATATGCCCGGCATTCTCCACCTCGACGACGGCGCTCTCTTGGAGTGCGTCCTGAAGTTCTTCGATTCCCGAAGCGTCGACGACGTCCGAGAGCGCCCCCCAACGATCAGTACGGGAACCTTGATCTTCGCGGCCAGCCGCAGCAAGTGTTCCGGATCAGGTGCGCCCGACTCCCGGTCGGCGCGCGTCATCATGGCCGGATCCCAGTGCCAGTACCATCGGCCGTCCTCGGACAGGCGCACGTTCTTGCGCATCCCCTCCGGGTTCGGCCGCCGCTTCCGGCCCGTGTAGGCAGCCACCGCTTCCGAGGCTTCCATCAAAGAGCCGAAGCCGCCCAGGTGGCCGGTCATGAACGCCCGGATGCGCTTCACTCCCGCGAGGCTGGTGCGCGGGACGATGTCGACCAGAACCAAGGCCCGGGCAAGTTCCGGATTCTCTGCCAGGGCCGTGAGTGCCGTGAGCCCGCCCATGGAAGCGCCGACCAGCACTGCTCCTTCTCCGAGTTCCCCTATGACCCGCCGAAGATCCGCCGCATGGGCCGGCAGTCCGTAGTCCGCACTGCGCGACCATGAACTGTCGCCGTGTCCGCGCAGATCTAGCGTCGTGCAGGTCCACCCCCGGGCAGCAAGTTTCTCCGCCGTCGCCCCCCACGAATGCCTGGTCTGGCCACCTCCGTGCAGGAAGACGACGTGGCGCGGCGGACCTGACGGGTCCGCGGCGGTCCACTGCTCGCCGGCGATTACGACGTCGCCGCAGTCAAAGTTCAGCTGCCTGCCGGCCATCTCCTCACCTGGCCGCTTCCATGGTGAGCGACCGCACCAAATCGCGACGCAGGATCTTGCCTGTGGGCGTTGTCGGCAACTCGGGGACGAAGTGCACCAAATCCGGGGTCTTGGAACTGCGCAGCTGCGAGCGGACCCAGTCTTTAAGCTCGTCCCCTTCCTCCGTGCGGCCCTCTTTCAGGACAACGAACGCGCCGATGCCCTGGCCCCATTCCTCGTGCGGAATCGCGGCGACGGCAACTTCGGCCACCGCCGGGTGCCGTGCAAGGACGTCTTCGATTTCCGCAGGGGCGATGTTCTCGCCGCCCCGGATGATTGTGTCATCCGAGCGGCCCTGAACGAAGATGAAACCCTCTTCGTCTACATGCCCAAGGTCGCGGGTGTGGAACCAACCCGCGGAATCGACCAGGCTTCCGGACTCCTTGTATTCCCCGGCAATCTGCGGGCCGCGGACGACGATGTCGCCGACCACGTCCGGGGCACACGGCTGGCCGAAGGGATCATGGATCTCGATTTCGACTCCGGGCAGCGCCCGGCCAACTGATGCCAGGCGGGCCCGGACATGCGGGTCCTCGCTGGCCAAGGCGTCGCGGTGGTCCTCAGGTCCGAGCACGGCAATCGATGATGCCGTCTCGGTGAGTCCGTAGGCGTTGACGAATCCGGTGGCGGGGAACAGGCGAAGGGCGTCGGCCAGGACGGTGGCAGAGATCTTGGCGCCGCCGTAGGACAGCCCGCGCAGGGTGCCGGGGCCAAGGGTTCCGCGCTTGTCGAGTTCGCGCACAATCCGGACGAGCATCGTCGGAACCACCATGGCATTGGTGATCTGTTCCTTGGTGACAATATCCAGCCAGTCGGCAGCTGTGAAATGGTCCAGATAGACCACCCGGCGGCCGGCATAGAGGTTGGAGATCAGGTTCGCCACAGCCGCGATGTGGTACGGCGGAACACAAACAATCGTTGCATCACCAGGTTCGGCCGAGGCAAACTCGACGGAGCCGAGCACATAGGACGTCAGGTGGCGGTGGCGCAGCACAGCGCTCTTCGGCGCCGCCGTGGTTCCGCTGGTCATCAGGAGGACAGCGATGTCCTCGCCGTCGGCCCCGCTCGGGCCGTGGGGGGCGCCGCCGGGTGCCGCACGGTTCAGGAACTCCTCGAGGGAGACCGCTCCGTGCCCGATCCGCATCGGGTCGTCGCTGATGAGGAAGGGTTTGGGCTGCCGGGCCAGGATCTCGTCAATCTGGTCCGCACTGAGCCGGTAATTAAGCGGCAGGAAGGGCACACCGGCATAGGCCGCTGCGAACAGGGCGACAGGAAATGCCGGACCGTTTCCTCCCAGATAGACCACTGTCTGGGACCCGGCATCCTGAATCAGCTTGGCACCGGCGCTCGCCCGCGCACGCAGCTCTTCTCCCGTGAGTCCCTGCTCTTTGCTGCCGATCAGCACGGTCTCACCGTTTCCGGAAGCGACCATCTCAAGCAATGTCGTGAGATTCATCTGTCCCCCTCAGTCCGACGCAGGGAGAGCTTTGGCTGCCTTCAGCGACAGCTCCCGCCCGTCGAAGCTCAAGGGGCCGGCACCTGGCTTGACCACCAGCACTTCAACACCGGATTCCGTATCGGTATAGCGCTTGCCAACAGGCAGGATGCTCCCGCCCGCGTCACCTGATGCGGGCTGTGCCGGGGTTTCCGTAACCATCTGCCCGCCGGCACACAACAGCGTGCCCTCCGCCTCGGTCCCCCGAACCACCACAACTTCGCAGCCGGAGGCGGACGTGCGCAATTGGCTTCCTGTCTTCAACGCCATCGAATTTTCTCCTTTTGAGTCACCGGGAACGCTTAGCAGTCTCCACTAAATTGTTTACCGTAAGCCATACCGTACCACTATACTGGGGTTTGCACGACGGGTTCTTTTGTACGCGTTTTCGGGAACCCCGGCGCAGCCGCGCCGACACGAATCACACACTAAATCTGTTCTTAGGAGAGCACATGGGTCTGGCGATCAATGAAGAGCACCAGCAGCTGGCTGAGGTAGCCCGGGTCTTCCTGAAGGATGCAGACGCCCACGGCGTTGTCCGGGGCGCCTTGGACGGAGACATGTCCGGTTTCGGCCAGCTCTGGTCGGGGATGGCCGAGCAGGGCTGGCAGGGTCTGCACCTTCCCGAAGAATACGGCGGCGAGGGGTTCGGCATCCCCGAGATTGCCATCGTTGTGGAGGAACTTGGCCGGACCCTGGCCACTGGAGCATTCACGGCCACCGTCGTTACCTCGGCGGTCATTGCTGCCCTGGGTTCCGACGAGGTCCGGTCCGGGCACCTGCCCGGACTGGCCGACGGCGGCACCGTAGGGTCCATAGGGCTGAGAGGATCACTGATCCGAAGCGAAGATTCGTATACCGGATCCACCGGTCCGCTGATCGGCGGACAGCTGGCATCGCTCGGCCTGTTCATTGCCGGCGAGGATGCAGTCCTGGTTCCGCTGGACGCCCCGGGTGTGACTGTCGCCCCAGTCCAGTCCTTTGACCCCACCATGGCCGTCGCCGAGGCCCGGTTTGAGGATCTGTCTGCCGCTTCCGTTGCCATTTTCTCCGGTGGCGCGCGTCTTGTCCGGCAGCTGGCCCGCACACTGGCCGCCGCCGAAGCCGCCGGCGCAGCCCGCGCTTCGCTAGACCTTGCGCTGGATTACGCGAAGATTCGCCATCAGTTCGGCCGAGCCATCGGCTCGTTCCAGGCAATCAAGCACCATCTGGCCAATATGTTAGTGCAGTCCGAGCTGGCCGTGGCCGCGGTCTGGGATGCGGCGCGGACAGGAGTCACCGATCACCAGGCGGAGCTTGCAGCCGACGCGGCTGCCGCCGCGGCGTTCAAGGCGCTGATCTTCAACGCCCAGCAGAGCATGCAGATCCACGGCGGAATCGGCTT
Proteins encoded:
- a CDS encoding VOC family protein, whose protein sequence is MEKIVKKTGDHGIGLMIHMVHMTDDVPALNAFYEDVFGGLMYMGVDEPNFLPVEDRLAGLLMVSDLCVETMAPKLPVNVEKPVGKFYAKFGHHLHSVGYKVDDLEALGNRLINQGVYIGKPGGGKLDVMDPDEMYFYPSPRDTAGLMVELCRIDMPNDPRQNETWTSQVKLWRTHPLTIERLSYITLGVKDLEAAVHAYVDVMQAVPVDKGIDGDTQLQYQTVQLGDSLLQLAQPLEDSSPLGKHVAKWGNMIYSATFKITDIDSAEKWLKSKGVRTTRIRPTLLAANPEDTFGAPYFFSVEDILNDPFAG
- a CDS encoding acyl-CoA dehydrogenase family protein; the protein is MTETAIETVEEFRLRARTWLAANVARVDPEAPPPSSGDDDAEWLHARELQKRLYAGGFAGICFPKEYGGLGLSHEYQEAFTEEADGYEMPLLLNIPTFSICAPTILDMGSEKQKKEHLGAAIRGDEVLVQFLSEPSGGSDLAGVLTRADRDGDEWVINGAKIWSTSAYAGDYALCLARTDWNAPKHRGLTMFLMKIDSPGVDLRRIKQVNGSTEFCEEFFDNVVLPADAVVGEVNDGWTVASRQLFHERTAVGGGSQYTSGRGVRDTRKASDDFVALARETGQADDVHVRELVGQAYAHRTVQEQLIKRVAAAVASGELPAPAMSLIRLFHAETDWLNTDIGLELAGSYAVAGPVGRGPLELGTGYLSRQAASLGGGSSEMSRNLISERLLQMPREYAADRDVPFSEVKHSG
- a CDS encoding class I adenylate-forming enzyme family protein, whose translation is MNLTTLLEMVASGNGETVLIGSKEQGLTGEELRARASAGAKLIQDAGSQTVVYLGGNGPAFPVALFAAAYAGVPFLPLNYRLSADQIDEILARQPKPFLISDDPMRIGHGAVSLEEFLNRAAPGGAPHGPSGADGEDIAVLLMTSGTTAAPKSAVLRHRHLTSYVLGSVEFASAEPGDATIVCVPPYHIAAVANLISNLYAGRRVVYLDHFTAADWLDIVTKEQITNAMVVPTMLVRIVRELDKRGTLGPGTLRGLSYGGAKISATVLADALRLFPATGFVNAYGLTETASSIAVLGPEDHRDALASEDPHVRARLASVGRALPGVEIEIHDPFGQPCAPDVVGDIVVRGPQIAGEYKESGSLVDSAGWFHTRDLGHVDEEGFIFVQGRSDDTIIRGGENIAPAEIEDVLARHPAVAEVAVAAIPHEEWGQGIGAFVVLKEGRTEEGDELKDWVRSQLRSSKTPDLVHFVPELPTTPTGKILRRDLVRSLTMEAAR
- a CDS encoding FAS1-like dehydratase domain-containing protein; this translates as MTETVKEVDSNISAAMEAAVGREMGRRTSFPVSESDIRRWAIAVYWPAEPPALFTDPGYAAATVHGGIVAPEEFNPFAWAVAAQSSAATEPIDANDPDKTERTVGIQGPGLGFQMNGGLSTSYGARIRPGDVITSVSRLGSYTERSGSLGKMLLSTTEDVWTNQNDELVKRTVFTLIRY
- a CDS encoding AAA family ATPase, whose translation is MSDTTVIDTGSTEALVSAGQVRQALAEQGYLSDAATANIVYIAAALQKPVLVEGPAGTGKTELAKAVAAMTGARLIRLQCYEGLDESRALYEWDYRKQLLAIQASESSAAQDRTADVFSEEFLLERPLLAAIRAEGPVVLLIDEVDQLDVETEALLLEILSDFQVSIPELGTVAAAQRPLVFLTSNNNRELSEALKRRCLFLHMGYPDMDRERDIVASRVPGISDFLAGQISATVGSLRAMELKKSPSVSETLDWARTLALFGIEELDAGAVVEHLPVLLKHRSDIERATAELGIGGS
- a CDS encoding alpha/beta fold hydrolase, encoding MAGRQLNFDCGDVVIAGEQWTAADPSGPPRHVVFLHGGGQTRHSWGATAEKLAARGWTCTTLDLRGHGDSSWSRSADYGLPAHAADLRRVIGELGEGAVLVGASMGGLTALTALAENPELARALVLVDIVPRTSLAGVKRIRAFMTGHLGGFGSLMEASEAVAAYTGRKRRPNPEGMRKNVRLSEDGRWYWHWDPAMMTRADRESGAPDPEHLLRLAAKIKVPVLIVGGRSRTSSTLRESKNFRTHSKRAPSSRWRMPGIWSPGMTTTVSPMQWGRSWTSLKTRHNRGPEPPSVPDAQTACYGPCRNRRSSCVCCAVQGFDGGALTNGPEQLTTDERMAGLPERACHSFVPRVSRCA
- a CDS encoding VWA domain-containing protein, which produces MLDVIEGVAAELRRMNVPVSTSELIDAARSLRTVPLADREAVRAAVGACLAKSVPHQDAFGIVFDLFWPRNDAEGRRLADGESLFEQLPDDELRRILLQSLAKDGTSAMREVARVIVDRNAGIQPGRAVAGTFYVFRALRSVQADTLADDVVALDPPAEGPTRSLSLRLARERAGRAVVGFERMVETEVRRRLVEDRGAEAVAATLRTPLPADADFLTASTPVIEHMRRVVDPLGRALGHALTAKRRRSGRAHLDFRATIRDSLSTGGVPIRLHLRKPRPCKPKLVVIADISGSVATFAQFTLQLTSALQTRFSSLRSFVFIDGMDEVTDLLTAGPTIRDASARINNERRGFWFDGRSDYGHALQLFQEKYADAVDSRTTVLLLGDARGNYREPHAEVLAGLHGRAARVFWLNPERRVSWNEGDSVVAEYAEHCDGVFECRNINDLKNFVESLA
- a CDS encoding MaoC/PaaZ C-terminal domain-containing protein is translated as MTDTNVRTVRVGDKLGPFVRETGFAAWNRFAAVNDEFVPIHMDDEAGKAAGQPGSFGMGNLQWSYLHNLVRDWAGDDARIVELSCQFRKPNLKGTVTAHGTVTAVRDEADGQYAELELWTVDESGAKLAPGKATVQLAPHRF
- a CDS encoding alpha/beta fold hydrolase gives rise to the protein MKPKIVFVHGLASNYESTWARYGWPELIEDLGGEAVPFELPGHGTSPIEPGDDDAAVDGLLAFAAENDADTAVGFSAGSLLLLRAAARKPDAFARLVLTGVGDGMWNGGEGLRRIADAFESSEPIADPGLRMLATIARAAGNDPKKVGAFTRGVPRQPSPEALRAIEASVLLVLGDKDDVGPADALLGNLPTARLASLPGTDHYKTPSDPRAFDAVSRFLSE
- a CDS encoding acyl-CoA dehydrogenase family protein, with the translated sequence MTVDTAAEQKLFRDTTADFISSETPLAILRALNASGESFNREWWQRATEIGWATLLVPEELGGGSVSGEGVRDLVEVATELGKSVGPGPLHPVNVVLAGLVDATDGPDHGELVDALVSGASIATWAVYEPGSPWNPTAPSLTASASGAGYVLSGVKDRVEAAPQADVFLVTASTESGPLQFIVTTSSPGVSIELSGSLDSVKQYGRVTFDNVEVSADAVVGSTASTAALIERQGQIANLLQVAETVGALDTVFNFTVQWAFDRYSFGRPLASYQALKHRFADMRLWIEASRATLDGATQAVQDRADNAPYVVSVAKSYVGQRSVEIVQDAVQLHGGIGVTWEHDLHLFLRRVTVNRQLFGTPGEHRRLIASQLGL